The Armatimonas rosea genome includes a window with the following:
- a CDS encoding hydantoinase B/oxoprolinase family protein, whose amino-acid sequence MSLWRIFADTGGTFTDCLALSPEGTWHRAKVLSSGVLRTDATGNAPWRTGLPNRFLDGVAVQRDSEILTYSPGMEAPLVAAHLVTRTPFSQPLPDLELRLGTTRGTNALLTRTGTPPVFFVTAGFEDLLRIGNQARPELFALDIVKPEPLYAESVGVAERLRADGSVLRPLDEAVLRADAQRLVTAGHRTAAVALLHAWRNPAHEQRVAEILYGCGFTHVSLSSELAALQKLLPRAETAVVNAYLTPVLESYLTGVQRGLSTGSTLTVMTSAGGLVPVNQFRPKDSLLSGPAGGVVGACEAGLRAGFTRLIAFDMGGTSTDVARIEAPELPYVFEHKVGDALLLAPAVAVESVAAGGGSICGCDRHGRLFVGPASAGAQPGPACYGAGGPLTITDINLLLGHIPEREFSLPLSRTAAEQALHAVAELSGQPAEALLHAFYELANEAMADAIRQISVRKGYDPTEHALVAFGGAGGQHACAIAEKLGMRTVIVPPDQSLLSAFGIAHARRERFAERQVLQLLDQTDLPALLTGLESEALTALGEPGEVTRRIARLRLVGQETPLEVPVIPALADEFQRHFTQLYGYAPDPSRAIELESLRVVVAAARTEPTQPEPTRPRSSATLPLRRRVEGGLIVEAFSVTVVREGWTETTSESGALVLQHSSPPLGGGREEDEVGALELFTRRFESVATEMGEALRRTALSVNVKERLDYSCALLGPDGDLVATAAHIPVHLGALGVCVRELIRAKAFVGEQPILVNHPAFGGSHLPDITVVTPVYDCGVLLGYVASRAHHAELGGTRPGSMPPGARTLAEEGVVIPPTPWDREKLTTLLTKAPYPTRALADNLADLEAQLAANHQGAQALRALAEQHGPEKLFALQTALADRCEQIACQALVRPAGRPARSASSEWFSTTQLDDGHTIQVALRDSDNGLVIDFTGTSPTHPANFNAPPAVTVACVLFVLRLLIGEDVPLNEGLLRAVEIVLPPDTLLNPTFHADPMLCPAVVAGNTEVSQRVVAALLQAFGLSAGSQATMNNTLFGNARFGYYETVCGGAGATAAAPGAAAVHTHMTNTRITDPEIIEARYPVRLERFAIRSGSGGAGQHSGGEGIVREYVFLEPVAVSLLTQSRTTGGFGADGGSDGAPGRQWIARGDGSIEALPGVAAAECAAGDRLILETPGGGGYGKP is encoded by the coding sequence GTGAGTCTCTGGCGCATCTTTGCAGACACCGGTGGGACCTTCACCGACTGCCTGGCGCTCTCCCCGGAGGGCACGTGGCACCGTGCCAAGGTGCTCTCCAGTGGGGTGCTACGCACCGATGCTACGGGCAATGCCCCGTGGCGCACAGGGCTCCCTAATCGTTTCCTTGACGGTGTCGCCGTCCAGCGCGACAGTGAGATTCTCACGTACTCGCCCGGCATGGAAGCCCCTCTGGTTGCGGCGCACCTGGTGACCCGCACGCCGTTTTCGCAGCCGCTACCCGATCTGGAGCTACGCCTCGGTACCACACGGGGCACCAATGCCCTGCTCACACGCACCGGGACGCCTCCCGTGTTCTTTGTCACGGCGGGGTTTGAGGACCTGCTCCGAATAGGAAACCAAGCCCGCCCCGAGCTCTTTGCGCTCGATATTGTCAAGCCGGAGCCGCTCTACGCCGAGTCCGTCGGGGTCGCGGAGCGTCTGCGTGCCGATGGCTCGGTTCTGCGCCCACTCGATGAAGCCGTACTCCGTGCGGACGCGCAACGCCTTGTTACAGCGGGTCACCGAACCGCGGCGGTGGCGCTTCTGCACGCCTGGCGCAACCCGGCCCACGAGCAGCGGGTAGCGGAGATATTGTACGGATGCGGCTTCACCCATGTCTCGCTCTCGTCGGAGCTGGCGGCGCTCCAGAAGCTCCTGCCTCGTGCGGAGACAGCCGTCGTCAATGCCTACCTGACCCCCGTCCTAGAGAGCTACCTCACCGGTGTCCAGCGGGGGCTCAGCACAGGAAGTACTCTCACCGTGATGACCAGCGCGGGGGGACTTGTCCCGGTAAACCAGTTTCGCCCCAAGGATAGCCTCCTCTCCGGGCCTGCGGGGGGCGTGGTTGGGGCGTGTGAGGCGGGGCTCCGGGCGGGATTCACTCGGCTGATCGCCTTCGATATGGGCGGCACCAGCACCGATGTCGCACGGATCGAGGCTCCCGAGCTTCCCTATGTCTTCGAGCACAAGGTCGGAGATGCGCTGCTCCTAGCCCCCGCCGTGGCGGTCGAGTCCGTGGCGGCGGGCGGCGGCTCGATCTGCGGGTGCGATCGCCACGGACGCCTCTTTGTTGGGCCAGCATCGGCGGGGGCGCAGCCCGGCCCCGCATGCTACGGTGCGGGCGGCCCTCTGACGATCACCGATATCAATCTCCTTTTGGGCCATATTCCTGAGCGAGAGTTCTCCCTCCCGCTGAGCCGCACCGCCGCCGAGCAGGCACTCCACGCGGTCGCCGAGCTCTCGGGCCAGCCTGCGGAGGCGCTCCTCCACGCTTTTTATGAGCTCGCCAACGAGGCCATGGCCGATGCCATTCGCCAGATCAGTGTCCGCAAGGGCTACGATCCCACGGAGCACGCTCTGGTCGCCTTTGGCGGGGCGGGCGGCCAGCACGCCTGTGCCATCGCGGAGAAGCTCGGGATGCGCACGGTGATCGTCCCCCCCGACCAGAGCCTCCTCTCCGCCTTTGGGATCGCCCACGCCCGCCGCGAGCGCTTCGCGGAGCGTCAAGTACTCCAGCTCTTGGACCAGACAGATCTCCCCGCCCTTCTCACCGGGCTAGAGTCAGAGGCGCTCACCGCACTCGGCGAGCCCGGTGAGGTCACACGCCGGATCGCACGCCTGCGCCTCGTGGGGCAGGAGACACCGCTCGAAGTCCCTGTCATCCCTGCGCTTGCCGACGAGTTCCAGCGGCACTTTACGCAGCTCTATGGCTACGCGCCGGACCCGAGCCGTGCGATCGAGCTGGAGAGCCTACGGGTGGTTGTGGCAGCCGCCCGGACAGAACCCACCCAGCCTGAACCCACCCGGCCTCGTTCCTCGGCCACCCTCCCTCTGCGAAGGCGGGTTGAGGGGGGGCTGATCGTGGAGGCGTTTAGTGTCACGGTCGTGCGAGAGGGCTGGACAGAGACAACGTCGGAGAGCGGTGCGCTGGTTCTACAGCATTCTTCTCCCCCGCTAGGCGGGGGGAGGGAGGAAGATGAGGTGGGGGCCCTGGAGCTCTTCACTCGGCGCTTCGAGTCGGTCGCCACCGAGATGGGCGAGGCGCTCCGTCGCACGGCGCTCTCGGTGAATGTGAAAGAGCGGCTAGACTACTCCTGCGCCCTGCTCGGCCCCGACGGCGACTTGGTGGCGACTGCGGCACATATCCCCGTCCATCTGGGTGCGCTGGGGGTCTGTGTGCGCGAGCTGATCCGCGCCAAGGCATTTGTTGGTGAGCAGCCGATCCTTGTCAACCACCCTGCGTTCGGTGGCTCTCACCTCCCCGACATCACGGTTGTCACCCCGGTCTATGATTGTGGGGTTCTGCTTGGCTATGTCGCCAGCCGCGCACACCATGCGGAGCTGGGCGGGACGCGCCCCGGCTCGATGCCGCCCGGTGCAAGGACGCTGGCCGAGGAAGGCGTGGTAATCCCCCCGACGCCTTGGGATAGAGAGAAGCTCACGACGCTCCTCACCAAAGCTCCCTACCCCACCCGCGCCCTCGCCGACAACCTCGCCGACCTGGAAGCGCAGCTCGCCGCCAACCACCAAGGCGCACAAGCCCTGCGTGCGCTCGCCGAGCAACACGGCCCCGAAAAACTCTTCGCCCTGCAAACCGCCCTCGCCGATCGGTGCGAGCAGATCGCATGCCAAGCCCTCGTGCGTCCGGCAGGACGACCGGCGCGAAGCGCCTCTAGCGAGTGGTTTTCAACCACTCAGTTAGACGACGGCCACACGATCCAAGTCGCGCTCCGAGACAGCGATAACGGGCTTGTCATAGACTTTACGGGCACCTCACCGACCCACCCGGCGAACTTCAATGCGCCGCCCGCGGTGACAGTGGCGTGTGTCCTGTTTGTGCTCCGCTTGCTGATCGGCGAGGACGTGCCGCTGAACGAGGGGCTCTTGCGAGCCGTGGAGATTGTCTTGCCGCCCGACACGCTGCTCAACCCGACGTTTCATGCCGACCCGATGCTCTGCCCTGCGGTGGTGGCAGGCAATACAGAGGTCAGTCAGCGGGTGGTGGCGGCGCTTCTCCAGGCCTTCGGGCTCTCGGCGGGGTCGCAGGCGACCATGAACAACACGCTCTTTGGCAACGCCCGCTTTGGCTACTACGAGACGGTCTGTGGCGGGGCGGGCGCGACCGCAGCCGCGCCGGGGGCAGCGGCGGTGCACACCCACATGACCAACACGCGCATCACCGACCCGGAGATTATCGAGGCACGCTACCCCGTGCGGCTGGAGCGCTTTGCAATTCGGAGCGGCTCCGGCGGCGCAGGCCAGCACTCCGGCGGCGAGGGAATCGTGCGGGAGTATGTCTTTCTAGAGCCTGTCGCGGTCTCGCTCCTGACCCAGAGCCGCACGACGGGCGGGTTTGGCGCAGACGGCGGAAGCGACGGTGCCCCCGGCCGGCAGTGGATCGCCCGTGGGGACGGAAGTATCGAGGCGCTTCCCGGAGTCGCGGCGGCGGAGTGCGCGGCGGGAGACAGACTAATTCTGGAGACTCCGGGAGGGGGTGGCTATGGCAAGCCGTAG
- the selB gene encoding selenocysteine-specific translation elongation factor: MRHLIIGTAGHVDHGKTTLIRALTGTNTDRLAEEQARGMTIDLGFAFLSLPGELEAGIVDVPGHERFVKNMLAGAGGVDVALLVIAADEGPMPQTREHLDILTVLGVTVAVVALTKTDLADPDIQELAELETRELLAKTPLKDAVIVPVSAQTGAGLDALKQALAEAAAKAPQRDASAPVRLPVDRVFSLPGVGTVVTGTLVSGTLHAGDAVALEPQGQVSKARTLQSHSQKIETAEPGMRVAVNLPGIEVGELERGAVLCAPGSLAASTLLDARLSVLPSATKPLRHRERVRLHLGTGEILARLVLLEGVELLPGSDDIPVQLLCESPAAPARGERFVVRTYSPARAVGGGTIVDPTPSRKYRRGDAAALALFEARGTGAPDEAVYAQLSSKHAEFTAKELSAAVGFPADDALEALADAGRAIVIGGTHYLSDEAGRRLRETAKKTLEQFHRQNPYKRAMPRENLRIPLSKAATVKDFQALVAYLSNEGVLLTVGTKGVHLPEHEVVLPENWKQPAAHILSVFQAAQYAPPFPGDFAATYPRDVHVPTILAILCERDELVKIADNLYLSAEAIAEAKQAIRKLASTPEGITVGGLRDAIGSSRKIVLPLLEYLDGVRFTHRVGDTRTLAEP; the protein is encoded by the coding sequence ATGCGCCATCTCATCATCGGAACCGCCGGGCACGTAGACCACGGCAAGACAACCCTCATCCGTGCCCTCACCGGCACCAACACCGACCGGCTCGCGGAGGAGCAGGCGCGGGGCATGACCATCGACCTGGGCTTTGCCTTCCTCTCCCTCCCCGGCGAGCTTGAGGCCGGCATTGTCGATGTCCCCGGCCACGAGCGCTTTGTCAAGAACATGCTCGCCGGCGCGGGCGGGGTCGATGTGGCTCTGCTCGTGATCGCCGCCGACGAAGGCCCGATGCCGCAGACCCGCGAGCACCTGGATATTCTTACCGTCCTCGGAGTGACCGTCGCCGTGGTCGCCCTGACCAAGACCGACCTCGCCGACCCCGATATCCAAGAGCTCGCCGAGCTAGAGACCCGCGAGTTGCTCGCCAAGACGCCGCTCAAAGACGCCGTGATTGTCCCCGTGAGCGCCCAGACGGGCGCGGGGCTCGACGCGCTCAAGCAAGCGCTGGCAGAGGCGGCAGCTAAGGCCCCCCAGCGCGATGCAAGTGCGCCCGTGCGCCTACCCGTGGACCGGGTCTTCTCCCTGCCCGGAGTCGGCACCGTGGTCACGGGCACCCTGGTCTCGGGGACGCTCCACGCCGGCGATGCTGTGGCGCTGGAGCCGCAGGGGCAGGTGAGCAAGGCGCGCACCCTCCAGAGCCATAGCCAGAAGATCGAGACCGCCGAGCCGGGGATGCGGGTCGCGGTAAACCTGCCGGGGATCGAGGTCGGGGAGCTGGAGCGCGGGGCCGTGCTCTGTGCACCTGGGAGCCTCGCCGCGTCCACGCTCCTTGATGCCCGCCTCTCGGTCTTGCCGTCGGCCACCAAGCCCCTGCGCCACCGGGAGCGCGTTCGTCTACACCTGGGCACGGGGGAGATTCTGGCGCGGCTCGTGCTGCTCGAAGGGGTGGAGCTCTTGCCCGGAAGCGACGATATTCCCGTCCAGCTTCTCTGTGAGAGCCCGGCGGCACCGGCGCGTGGGGAGCGCTTTGTGGTGCGCACCTACTCCCCGGCGCGCGCGGTCGGCGGTGGGACCATAGTCGATCCGACGCCCAGCCGCAAGTACCGGCGCGGCGATGCGGCGGCCCTCGCGCTCTTTGAGGCACGCGGCACGGGTGCGCCCGACGAGGCGGTCTATGCCCAGCTCAGCTCCAAGCACGCCGAGTTCACCGCCAAGGAGCTCAGCGCCGCTGTCGGCTTCCCCGCCGACGACGCCCTCGAAGCGCTCGCCGATGCGGGCCGGGCGATCGTGATCGGGGGGACGCACTACCTCAGCGACGAAGCCGGGCGGCGCTTGCGCGAGACGGCCAAGAAGACGCTAGAGCAGTTCCACCGCCAGAACCCCTACAAGCGCGCCATGCCCCGCGAGAACCTCCGCATCCCGCTCAGCAAGGCCGCCACCGTGAAAGATTTCCAGGCGCTGGTCGCCTACCTCAGCAACGAAGGCGTCCTCCTCACGGTCGGTACCAAGGGGGTTCACCTCCCCGAGCACGAGGTGGTCCTCCCCGAGAACTGGAAGCAGCCCGCGGCGCACATCCTCTCGGTCTTTCAGGCCGCCCAGTACGCCCCCCCCTTCCCCGGCGACTTCGCCGCCACCTACCCGCGCGATGTCCATGTCCCGACCATCCTTGCGATCCTCTGTGAGCGCGACGAGCTGGTCAAGATCGCCGACAACCTCTACCTCAGTGCGGAGGCAATCGCGGAGGCCAAGCAAGCCATCCGCAAGCTCGCCAGCACGCCCGAGGGCATCACGGTCGGGGGCCTGCGCGATGCCATTGGCAGCTCCCGAAAGATCGTCCTCCCGCTGCTCGAATACCTCGACGGCGTCCGCTTCACCCACCGTGTCGGCGACACCCGCACCCTCGCGGAGCCGTAG
- a CDS encoding zinc-binding dehydrogenase — MAFLGKAAVLTEAGKDVELIDISVAAPAPDDAVIEVVASGVCHTDLTIKMQQGAGMKFPIILGHEGAGIVKAVGSNVTHLKPGDPVVIAYRAPCGNCPACRRGDPRHCYMALRPTTPITRTSDGAACSQVLRCGTFSTTTVVNAKAAIKMPEAMPLDKACLLACGVITGVGATMNTTTVWPGASVAVVGCGGVGLSVIQGAKIQGAKTIIGVDVNPTKLEWAKNFGATHVVNARDGDPVAAVRNLVTDDWPGYEGGVDFAFEATGLMPCIEQAVRMVNYNGTAVNIGFPGKDAEVTLNVGNIDTGVYWNKVNLRVCHCGDALPSHDFPLLAQLYLEGRLNLDAMVTGYVKLDEVEHAFHTMETGNVIRSVIRL; from the coding sequence ATGGCATTTTTAGGAAAAGCGGCAGTCCTGACCGAGGCGGGCAAGGATGTCGAGCTGATTGATATCTCGGTGGCGGCACCGGCACCCGACGACGCCGTGATCGAGGTGGTGGCGAGCGGTGTCTGTCACACGGACCTGACCATCAAGATGCAGCAGGGCGCGGGAATGAAGTTCCCGATCATCTTAGGACACGAGGGCGCGGGGATTGTGAAGGCGGTGGGGAGCAATGTCACCCACCTGAAGCCCGGTGATCCGGTCGTGATCGCCTACCGTGCGCCCTGTGGCAACTGCCCGGCGTGCCGTCGCGGCGACCCCCGTCACTGCTACATGGCCCTGCGCCCGACCACGCCCATCACGCGCACATCGGATGGGGCTGCGTGCTCGCAGGTCCTGCGCTGTGGGACGTTCTCGACCACGACGGTTGTCAATGCGAAGGCTGCGATCAAGATGCCCGAGGCCATGCCCCTCGATAAGGCCTGTCTGCTTGCCTGCGGCGTGATTACCGGGGTCGGGGCGACCATGAACACGACCACGGTCTGGCCCGGCGCGAGTGTCGCGGTGGTGGGCTGTGGCGGTGTCGGGCTCTCGGTGATCCAGGGCGCGAAGATTCAGGGTGCGAAGACCATTATCGGCGTCGATGTGAACCCCACCAAGCTAGAGTGGGCCAAGAACTTTGGCGCGACCCACGTGGTCAATGCCCGCGACGGTGACCCCGTCGCCGCGGTGCGCAATCTCGTGACCGACGACTGGCCTGGCTACGAGGGCGGCGTGGACTTTGCCTTCGAGGCGACCGGTCTGATGCCCTGTATCGAGCAAGCGGTGCGCATGGTGAACTACAACGGGACGGCAGTCAACATTGGCTTCCCCGGTAAAGACGCTGAAGTGACCCTGAACGTGGGCAATATCGACACGGGGGTCTACTGGAACAAGGTGAACCTGCGTGTGTGCCACTGCGGCGACGCTCTCCCGAGCCACGACTTCCCGCTCCTGGCCCAGCTCTACCTGGAGGGTCGCCTGAACCTGGATGCGATGGTCACGGGCTATGTCAAGCTCGACGAGGTGGAGCATGCGTTCCACACGATGGAGACGGGCAACGTGATTCGGAGCGTGATTCGGCTCTGA
- a CDS encoding MFS transporter, with amino-acid sequence MRPKTPMTRRDKQINFAICLADAVGFPLGIAFFSTQTILPVFLAHCGASPAVLGALNGLSSLLVLAPGLLIVGTLQRRKTVRLWLFWVAFIERLFLLPLAFLSPLWGKTHPDWLVIATFLGFCGHSLSMGFNIPAYWTAIGKTIPVHWRGRLYGFAGGIAGVCTLGTEWVLRHVVLGSGFPGGYGIGFGLGFAILTITILPFLFLREPDSIPAEGSERAKNVDLAHLRATWQGDARFRRLSYSQVVFALTQVASPFLALYATRRFGEEHADLALYTAVSIFAGSVAALLIGWLADRWGNHPMVVFAGIAGAGGFLFALLAPSGGAFATVFVLWALATAGVDVAANNLMMELAGDATKIPTYSALYNIVRAVPRMIAPWLGGLAVAHIGYGPLMGIAAAAALASLSLLRTRSK; translated from the coding sequence GTGCGCCCCAAGACGCCCATGACCCGCCGCGATAAACAAATCAACTTTGCCATCTGCCTCGCCGATGCCGTGGGGTTTCCGCTGGGGATCGCCTTCTTCTCCACCCAGACCATCCTGCCTGTGTTCCTGGCGCACTGCGGCGCGTCGCCGGCCGTGCTGGGCGCGCTCAACGGGCTCTCATCGCTGCTCGTCCTCGCGCCGGGCCTGCTGATTGTCGGCACGCTCCAGCGCCGCAAGACCGTGCGCCTCTGGCTGTTCTGGGTTGCGTTTATCGAGCGGCTCTTCTTGCTGCCCCTTGCCTTCCTCTCTCCGCTCTGGGGGAAGACCCACCCGGACTGGCTCGTGATCGCGACCTTTCTGGGCTTCTGTGGGCACTCGCTCTCGATGGGCTTCAATATCCCCGCCTACTGGACCGCGATTGGCAAGACCATCCCCGTGCACTGGCGCGGGCGGCTCTACGGGTTCGCCGGAGGGATCGCGGGGGTCTGTACCCTCGGTACCGAGTGGGTGCTCCGGCACGTGGTTCTGGGCAGCGGCTTCCCCGGCGGCTACGGTATCGGCTTTGGGCTGGGCTTTGCCATTCTGACGATCACGATCCTTCCGTTTCTCTTTTTGCGTGAGCCCGATAGTATCCCCGCCGAAGGCTCGGAGCGGGCCAAGAACGTCGATCTCGCGCACCTGCGTGCCACCTGGCAGGGCGATGCGCGGTTCCGGCGGCTGAGCTACTCGCAGGTGGTCTTCGCGCTCACGCAGGTCGCGTCCCCGTTTCTCGCGCTCTATGCCACCCGGCGCTTTGGGGAGGAGCACGCGGACCTTGCGCTCTACACCGCCGTGAGCATCTTCGCCGGGTCGGTCGCCGCGCTACTGATCGGCTGGCTCGCGGACCGCTGGGGGAACCACCCGATGGTTGTCTTTGCGGGCATTGCCGGGGCGGGCGGCTTTCTCTTCGCCCTGCTCGCTCCGTCGGGGGGCGCGTTTGCCACGGTCTTCGTGCTCTGGGCCCTGGCGACGGCGGGCGTGGATGTCGCGGCGAACAACCTCATGATGGAGCTGGCAGGGGATGCCACCAAGATCCCGACCTACTCGGCGCTCTACAACATTGTCCGCGCCGTGCCCCGCATGATCGCCCCGTGGCTGGGGGGGCTTGCGGTCGCCCATATCGGCTACGGCCCCCTGATGGGGATCGCGGCGGCGGCGGCACTTGCGTCCTTGTCGCTCTTGCGAACGCGTTCTAAATGA
- a CDS encoding alpha-L-rhamnosidase C-terminal domain-containing protein produces MPSAPFGLTVAYLAYPERTTLSDPHPPFSWCLETGLQAAYQLQVTAEGGATPLWDTGKVPSSHSIAVRYAGPPLESGKRYVWRVRVWTAADRARASAWSKPQSFATGKLGEWPVPSPKNDSWVNRNPLTTTDLAPESIVKRPDGSYFVDFGRAWFGTLSLKSTVEGRALVHFGERLAAKNTIDRKPPGSVCYRKAEVALKPGENAIATPAAPFPAGVRRGAVLIPPGHDEVLPFRSLELEGWPGELKKENVTLHALHQVFDDTAASFSCSDPTLTEVWKLCQHTFKASSFLGVSIDGERERTPYEADAYIAQLGHCHVERDWPLYRHTLEYLLHHPTWPTEWAHHLIFMAEADYDFTGDASVANRLWDRLEKKLLREKARPDGLLVAGAIVDWPPAERDGFGGGAIATDNRQMAAPMVNSVANAFYYKALVGMGRLAAVTGRPDTYSAEAARVRAAYLATFFDSGRGVFVDGEGSTHASLHANLFPLAFGLVPDTNKPSVRALLKSKGMACSVYAAQYLLEALFAAGDAETALKLMLAPGDRSWRHMLEMGATMTAEAWDAKYKPNLTYSHAWGAAPANLIPRGFFGLHPLEPGYGKIALRPLPGGLAWAKLTVPTVRGPLKLAFDTRGGRLAFEVTLPGNVTAEVTLPGSTTPRVLGPGTHKL; encoded by the coding sequence ATGCCTTCTGCACCCTTTGGCCTGACCGTGGCCTACCTCGCCTACCCGGAGCGTACGACACTCTCCGACCCGCACCCGCCGTTTTCCTGGTGCCTGGAGACCGGACTCCAAGCCGCCTACCAGCTGCAAGTGACCGCCGAGGGCGGCGCGACGCCGCTCTGGGACACGGGCAAGGTTCCTAGCTCGCACTCCATTGCCGTGCGCTACGCCGGGCCGCCGCTGGAGTCGGGGAAGCGCTACGTGTGGCGTGTCCGTGTCTGGACCGCCGCAGACCGTGCCCGGGCGAGCGCGTGGAGCAAGCCCCAGAGCTTCGCTACTGGCAAGCTCGGCGAGTGGCCCGTCCCTAGCCCCAAGAACGACTCCTGGGTCAACCGCAACCCGCTGACGACCACCGACCTCGCCCCCGAGAGCATCGTCAAGCGCCCCGATGGCAGCTACTTTGTGGACTTTGGCCGTGCCTGGTTTGGGACACTGAGCCTGAAGTCAACAGTCGAGGGACGTGCGCTGGTGCACTTTGGCGAGCGGCTCGCCGCCAAGAACACGATCGACCGCAAGCCGCCCGGCAGTGTCTGCTACCGCAAGGCCGAGGTCGCGCTCAAGCCCGGAGAGAACGCGATTGCGACCCCTGCGGCCCCTTTTCCCGCGGGAGTTCGCCGGGGGGCGGTGCTGATTCCACCCGGCCACGACGAGGTCCTGCCGTTTCGCTCGCTGGAGCTGGAGGGCTGGCCCGGGGAGCTGAAGAAAGAGAACGTCACGCTGCACGCGCTGCACCAGGTCTTCGACGATACCGCAGCCAGCTTCTCGTGCTCCGACCCGACCCTCACCGAGGTCTGGAAGCTCTGCCAGCACACGTTCAAGGCGAGTAGCTTCCTGGGGGTCTCCATCGACGGCGAGCGGGAGCGGACCCCCTACGAGGCCGATGCCTATATCGCGCAGCTGGGGCACTGCCATGTCGAGCGGGACTGGCCGCTCTACCGGCACACGCTGGAGTACCTCCTGCACCACCCGACCTGGCCGACCGAGTGGGCGCACCACCTGATCTTCATGGCCGAGGCCGACTACGACTTCACCGGGGATGCGTCGGTGGCGAACCGCCTCTGGGACCGCCTGGAGAAGAAGCTCCTACGGGAGAAAGCCCGCCCCGATGGCCTGCTGGTCGCGGGTGCGATCGTGGACTGGCCGCCCGCGGAGCGCGATGGCTTCGGAGGCGGCGCGATCGCCACCGACAACCGGCAGATGGCTGCTCCCATGGTCAATAGTGTCGCCAATGCGTTCTACTACAAGGCGCTGGTGGGGATGGGGCGCTTGGCCGCTGTGACGGGGCGGCCCGACACCTACAGCGCGGAGGCGGCACGGGTACGAGCTGCCTATCTCGCCACCTTCTTTGACAGCGGCCGTGGTGTCTTTGTCGATGGCGAGGGGAGCACGCACGCATCGCTCCATGCCAACCTCTTCCCCCTCGCCTTTGGGCTCGTCCCCGACACGAATAAGCCCTCCGTACGGGCGCTCCTCAAGTCCAAGGGGATGGCCTGTAGTGTCTATGCCGCGCAGTATCTCCTTGAAGCGCTCTTTGCCGCCGGCGATGCGGAGACCGCGCTCAAGCTCATGCTCGCCCCGGGGGATCGCTCGTGGAGGCACATGCTGGAGATGGGGGCGACCATGACCGCGGAGGCTTGGGACGCCAAGTACAAGCCGAACCTTACCTACAGCCACGCCTGGGGAGCCGCCCCCGCCAACCTCATCCCCCGTGGCTTCTTTGGGCTTCATCCTCTGGAGCCTGGCTACGGAAAAATTGCCCTTCGGCCGCTCCCTGGGGGGCTTGCCTGGGCAAAGCTCACGGTTCCCACGGTCCGTGGCCCGCTCAAGCTCGCCTTCGACACGCGAGGGGGACGGCTGGCGTTTGAGGTGACCCTGCCGGGCAATGTCACCGCCGAGGTCACGCTGCCCGGCAGCACTACCCCCCGGGTGCTCGGGCCGGGAACCCACAAGCTCTAG